A portion of the Pedobacter cryoconitis genome contains these proteins:
- a CDS encoding cytochrome d ubiquinol oxidase subunit II yields the protein MVYVVIIFLWTAILLYILLGGADFGAGIIELFTSRANRPRMRKKMYEAIGPVWEANHMWLIIVIVILFVGFPKIYTTVSIYLHIPLVCMLMGIIARGTAFVFRNYDAVKDDMQKVYTPIFVISSVVTPFFLGIIAASAVSGQIDLQAKDFLSAYVFSWLSWFSVTVGIFTVTICAYLANVFIIGEAENEQDRQLFTRKARRTIFVVMAAGGLVFLAAHSEGIPLLNWIFSDVPGIIALIMATISLVITFVLLNRNKPIILRLLAGFQVTMILFAATYSHFPDIILLKGGDNLSLLTHQGQFKTIETLGYALLIGSIFIIPALVYLIYSFQQKKGNTEAH from the coding sequence ATGGTATACGTCGTAATAATTTTCCTGTGGACTGCCATACTGTTATACATCTTATTGGGGGGAGCTGATTTTGGTGCCGGAATTATAGAACTATTTACTTCCAGGGCTAACAGACCGAGAATGCGTAAAAAGATGTATGAAGCCATTGGCCCGGTCTGGGAAGCCAATCACATGTGGCTCATCATTGTGATCGTTATCCTTTTTGTCGGTTTTCCTAAAATCTATACTACCGTTTCCATTTATCTGCATATCCCGCTAGTTTGTATGTTAATGGGGATTATTGCCAGGGGAACAGCCTTTGTTTTCAGGAATTACGATGCCGTAAAAGATGATATGCAAAAAGTATATACTCCAATATTCGTTATTTCCAGTGTAGTTACCCCTTTCTTTTTAGGGATTATAGCTGCAAGCGCTGTATCGGGACAAATCGATCTGCAGGCTAAAGATTTTCTTTCAGCATATGTCTTTAGCTGGTTAAGCTGGTTCTCAGTTACTGTAGGCATCTTTACCGTTACTATTTGTGCGTATCTGGCCAATGTATTTATCATTGGTGAAGCAGAAAACGAGCAGGACAGGCAATTATTTACCCGGAAAGCAAGACGTACTATTTTTGTGGTTATGGCAGCAGGAGGCTTGGTATTCTTAGCAGCACACTCAGAAGGCATTCCTTTGTTAAACTGGATATTTAGTGATGTTCCGGGAATTATAGCATTGATTATGGCTACCATTTCACTTGTTATTACCTTTGTCTTACTGAACCGGAATAAACCGATTATATTACGCTTATTGGCGGGTTTTCAAGTGACCATGATCCTTTTTGCCGCTACTTACAGCCATTTCCCGGATATTATCTTACTTAAAGGCGGAGACAATCTTTCTTTACTAACTCACCAGGGACAATTCAAAACAATAGAAACTTTAGGTTATGCACTGCTGATTGGCAGTATTTTTATTATACCTGCATTGGTTTATCTGATTTACAGCTTTCAGCAAAAAAAAGGTAATACCGAAGCACATTAA
- a CDS encoding cytochrome ubiquinol oxidase subunit I has product MDDFLAARLQMAFSLGFHIVFSCIGMVMPFFMCTAHYLWLKRKKAVYLDVTKAWSKGVAIFFATGAVSGTVLSFELGLLWPKFMEHAGPIFGMPFSLEGTAFFIEAIALGFYLYGWNRFHPWFHWFTGVIVGISGLLSGILVVAANAWMNSPAGFDFVNGQYLNIDPMKAMFNEAWFSQALHMCVAAFVSTGFAVAGVHALMILKGKNVNFHRKAFQIAAIFGTVAACLQPISGDISAKDVAKRQPAKLAAMEAHFHTEKGAGLIIGGIPDTATKTVKYALEIPKALSFMATGDFNAEVKGLDQFAKKDQPPVVVVHYAFQIMVGLGMAMLGLAVIYFIALIKKKGWAESKWMLKLFVIATPMGFLALEAGWTVTEVGRQPWIIYGVMRTADAVTPMPGIAYSFYLFTAVYISLAIIVSLLLFRQITMVDKLYDSSTDKKIQ; this is encoded by the coding sequence ATGGATGATTTCTTAGCCGCACGACTCCAAATGGCCTTTTCATTAGGCTTTCATATTGTTTTCTCCTGTATCGGAATGGTGATGCCATTCTTCATGTGTACTGCCCACTATCTTTGGTTAAAAAGAAAAAAAGCAGTATACCTCGATGTCACTAAAGCATGGAGCAAAGGAGTAGCAATTTTCTTCGCCACCGGTGCAGTTTCAGGAACCGTATTGTCTTTTGAACTCGGTCTGCTCTGGCCTAAATTTATGGAACATGCAGGCCCGATCTTCGGAATGCCATTTTCATTAGAAGGAACAGCCTTTTTTATCGAGGCCATCGCTCTAGGATTTTACCTGTACGGATGGAACCGTTTTCATCCCTGGTTTCACTGGTTTACCGGTGTAATTGTAGGGATCAGCGGATTACTGTCAGGTATCCTTGTTGTTGCAGCCAATGCCTGGATGAACAGCCCTGCAGGATTTGATTTCGTCAACGGGCAATACCTGAATATAGACCCAATGAAAGCCATGTTTAATGAAGCTTGGTTTTCACAAGCACTCCACATGTGTGTTGCCGCCTTTGTCTCCACAGGATTTGCCGTTGCAGGAGTTCATGCCCTGATGATTTTAAAAGGCAAAAATGTAAACTTTCATCGTAAAGCATTTCAGATCGCAGCCATATTCGGAACTGTAGCCGCTTGTCTTCAACCTATTAGTGGTGATATTTCAGCAAAGGATGTTGCAAAACGGCAGCCCGCAAAACTTGCTGCCATGGAAGCTCACTTTCATACCGAAAAAGGAGCCGGGTTAATCATTGGAGGAATTCCGGATACCGCGACTAAAACTGTTAAATATGCACTGGAAATACCTAAAGCCCTAAGCTTTATGGCTACCGGAGATTTTAATGCAGAAGTTAAAGGACTAGACCAGTTTGCTAAAAAAGATCAGCCGCCAGTTGTAGTGGTACACTATGCCTTCCAGATCATGGTAGGGCTCGGGATGGCTATGCTAGGCCTGGCCGTGATTTACTTTATCGCACTGATTAAAAAGAAAGGCTGGGCTGAAAGTAAATGGATGCTCAAACTATTTGTTATTGCAACTCCAATGGGTTTTCTTGCACTTGAAGCAGGTTGGACAGTTACAGAAGTGGGCCGTCAGCCATGGATTATTTATGGCGTGATGCGTACCGCCGATGCAGTTACCCCAATGCCCGGAATTGCTTATTCATTTTATCTGTTTACAGCCGTTTACATTTCACTCGCCATCATTGTGAGTCTGTTGCTATTCCGCCAGATCACGATGGTTGATAAACTTTATGATTCTTCCACTGATAAAAAAATACAATAG
- a CDS encoding NAD(P)/FAD-dependent oxidoreductase has protein sequence MPKKVVIIGGGFAGVNLAKKLAGNESFDITLVDKNNYNFFPPLLYQVATGYLETSNITYPFRKLFRGKKNFMFRLGELEEVLPQQKQVILSTGTVNYDYLVFATGCETNYFGMDNVAKHAIPMKTVADALQMRNTLLERLEEASRSTDPVERKKLLTVVVAGGGPTGVEISGMFAEMKRTILAKDYPELKGADGEIHLVDGLKSVLAPMSEKSQQYTYDTLTKMGVKVKLNVMVKDFVNDTVHFADGSTIEAKNLIWAAGVTAMTFKGMPEEAYGKGKRLQVDEFNKVKGLEDIYAIGDTCIQLTDPGFPQGHPQLAQVALQQGDNVGKNMIRVEENQFPKAFSYVDKGTMAIIGRNKAVADLPKPKLFFSGFIAWAMWLFIHLISLINSGNRIKTLYNWMIAYFTKDQSLRMIVRPASKKL, from the coding sequence ATGCCAAAAAAAGTAGTCATTATAGGTGGTGGATTTGCAGGAGTAAACCTTGCGAAAAAACTAGCGGGTAATGAATCATTTGATATAACCCTTGTAGACAAAAATAATTATAACTTTTTTCCGCCGCTGCTATATCAGGTAGCTACTGGTTACCTGGAAACCTCTAACATCACTTATCCGTTTCGTAAGCTTTTCCGGGGAAAGAAGAACTTTATGTTCAGACTGGGAGAACTGGAAGAAGTTTTACCACAACAAAAGCAAGTTATCCTTTCCACGGGCACTGTTAACTACGATTACCTCGTTTTTGCCACAGGTTGTGAAACTAACTATTTCGGAATGGACAATGTCGCAAAGCATGCTATCCCGATGAAAACAGTTGCTGATGCGCTGCAAATGCGCAATACCTTATTAGAGCGTTTAGAAGAAGCTTCCCGCTCAACAGATCCCGTTGAGCGTAAAAAGCTGCTGACTGTAGTTGTTGCAGGTGGCGGCCCCACAGGAGTTGAGATCTCAGGAATGTTTGCCGAAATGAAACGGACGATCCTGGCTAAAGATTATCCTGAACTTAAAGGCGCAGATGGTGAAATCCATCTTGTCGACGGACTAAAATCAGTACTTGCCCCAATGAGTGAGAAATCACAGCAATACACATATGATACCTTGACCAAAATGGGTGTCAAAGTAAAGCTGAATGTGATGGTGAAAGATTTTGTAAACGATACCGTTCATTTCGCTGACGGAAGTACAATTGAAGCTAAAAACCTGATCTGGGCAGCCGGAGTAACTGCAATGACTTTTAAAGGTATGCCAGAAGAAGCTTACGGAAAAGGCAAAAGACTACAAGTTGATGAATTCAACAAAGTAAAAGGGCTGGAAGATATTTATGCCATAGGTGATACCTGTATCCAGTTAACCGACCCCGGCTTTCCGCAGGGACATCCGCAATTAGCACAAGTTGCCCTTCAGCAAGGAGATAATGTAGGTAAAAACATGATCCGGGTAGAGGAAAACCAATTTCCTAAAGCATTCAGTTATGTAGATAAAGGCACCATGGCGATTATCGGAAGAAATAAAGCCGTTGCCGATCTGCCAAAACCAAAGCTGTTTTTCAGTGGATTTATTGCCTGGGCGATGTGGTTATTTATCCATTTGATCTCTCTGATAAATTCGGGAAACAGGATCAAAACTTTATACAATTGGATGATTGCTTACTTTACCAAAGACCAATCCTTAAGGATGATCGTCAGACCGGCAAGCAAGAAGCTATAA
- a CDS encoding MGH1-like glycoside hydrolase domain-containing protein — protein MNNLYQSEAYTLSKDRVTQGAFEAIALSPTTIHSNYQSPVNLDISPDLSFKFSINGKDNEMASGKNHQISIIAVDGKFETPVIRFGQQLKEPLSKGVFLRPDTKFTIKLDLREVLADFASKGFYTTYDGTKIYKADFKGVFVAGSISPLIWDFDNLSNHQELELKDTDGDGIYRITLEMNQAQEKKTTASSWKLSKDISAFPQYKSTVPIMDALYNLGLEEMENAIEPDGTFRTGKEWAGVWTRDISYSIILSMATLQPKVAQNSLLRKVKNNRVIQDTGTGGSWPVSSDRMIWAVAAWEVYKTTGDQAWLTKAYSIIRNTVEDDLKNVYDPQTGMVRGESSFLDWRDQTYPKWMQSADIYASENLGTNAVHYQANKVLAQMALLLKDKERTEKYAGIANQIKEGINKYLWMPEKGYYGQYLYGRQFKILSPRSEALGAALTVLFDIADAVQQKSVIANTPVTKFGIPCIYPQIPNIPPYHNNAVWPFVQAYWSLAAAKTGNAAALMQSMSAIYRPAALFLTNKENFVSTSGDFAGTQINSSNMLWSLAGNISLVYSVLFGMDMQANALVFKPFIPEILKGERTLTNFKYRNAVLDIKLSGYGNQIKSITLDGKPLPGAMVSATLKGKHQIDIILADNKLEQGKVATSADYFSVAAPALKKVNNQISWEKVAGAETYHISCNGKEIAQTQDLSYTAKQSGEFQVIAVDKDKITSFASEPVLITDVKEIQTIAMETVAAKSPLPYQGYTTNGFIEISKAKNNKITLEIDIAEAGIYAIDFRYANGNGPTNTENKCAIRTFNVDGQFAGTFVFPQRGKEEWSDWGFSNINTVKLTTGTHEFQLSLEDWNENMNGEINQAMLDYLRLIRIN, from the coding sequence ATGAACAACCTATATCAATCTGAAGCTTATACCTTATCAAAAGATAGAGTTACACAAGGAGCATTTGAGGCGATTGCACTTTCTCCCACAACCATACATTCTAACTACCAAAGTCCAGTTAACCTGGACATCAGTCCGGATCTGTCCTTCAAGTTCAGTATTAATGGTAAAGACAACGAAATGGCTTCTGGAAAAAATCACCAGATCAGTATTATTGCCGTTGATGGAAAATTTGAAACGCCAGTGATCCGTTTTGGACAACAACTCAAAGAACCACTATCAAAAGGTGTATTTCTCAGACCAGATACTAAATTCACAATCAAGCTTGATCTGCGTGAAGTGCTGGCTGATTTTGCGTCCAAAGGTTTTTATACAACTTATGATGGAACAAAAATTTACAAAGCAGATTTCAAAGGCGTTTTTGTAGCCGGAAGTATCAGTCCGCTTATCTGGGATTTCGATAACCTGAGCAATCACCAAGAACTGGAATTAAAAGATACTGATGGTGATGGTATTTATAGGATTACGCTGGAAATGAATCAGGCTCAGGAAAAGAAAACTACGGCTTCTTCGTGGAAACTTTCCAAAGACATTTCTGCTTTCCCTCAGTATAAATCAACTGTTCCAATCATGGATGCACTCTATAATCTTGGTTTAGAAGAAATGGAGAATGCAATAGAGCCTGACGGTACTTTCAGGACGGGTAAAGAATGGGCAGGTGTATGGACAAGGGATATTAGTTATAGTATTATACTTTCCATGGCTACACTGCAACCCAAAGTTGCCCAGAATAGTTTACTGAGAAAGGTCAAAAATAACCGTGTTATTCAGGATACGGGAACAGGAGGTTCATGGCCAGTGTCTTCTGACCGGATGATTTGGGCTGTTGCAGCCTGGGAAGTCTATAAAACCACAGGTGATCAGGCATGGCTTACCAAAGCTTATTCGATAATCAGAAATACTGTTGAAGATGACCTGAAAAACGTATATGACCCGCAAACAGGCATGGTCAGAGGTGAATCCTCTTTTTTAGACTGGCGGGACCAGACCTATCCAAAATGGATGCAGTCTGCCGATATTTATGCCTCAGAAAATCTGGGAACTAATGCAGTTCACTACCAGGCCAATAAAGTCCTTGCACAAATGGCGCTGCTTTTGAAAGACAAAGAGAGGACTGAAAAATATGCGGGTATTGCCAATCAAATAAAAGAAGGGATCAACAAATACCTGTGGATGCCAGAAAAAGGATACTATGGGCAATACTTATACGGCAGGCAGTTTAAAATTTTGTCTCCCCGTTCCGAAGCATTAGGAGCAGCACTAACTGTTCTATTTGATATTGCAGATGCAGTGCAGCAGAAATCTGTAATCGCAAATACCCCAGTCACTAAATTTGGGATTCCCTGTATCTATCCGCAGATTCCGAATATCCCACCCTATCATAACAATGCAGTATGGCCTTTCGTACAAGCCTACTGGTCACTCGCTGCGGCGAAAACTGGAAATGCAGCAGCTCTTATGCAAAGTATGAGCGCAATTTATCGCCCTGCAGCATTGTTTCTGACCAATAAAGAGAATTTCGTTTCTACCTCTGGAGATTTCGCAGGTACACAAATCAATTCCAGTAATATGTTATGGAGCCTGGCTGGAAATATCAGCCTCGTTTATAGTGTGTTATTTGGTATGGATATGCAAGCAAACGCCCTGGTATTTAAACCATTTATTCCTGAAATATTAAAAGGAGAAAGAACACTGACTAATTTTAAATACCGCAATGCAGTATTGGATATTAAATTGAGCGGATACGGAAACCAGATTAAATCAATCACACTTGATGGTAAGCCTTTGCCAGGGGCTATGGTCTCTGCCACACTAAAAGGAAAACATCAAATCGATATTATACTTGCTGATAACAAATTGGAACAAGGTAAAGTTGCAACGTCTGCAGACTACTTCTCAGTCGCTGCGCCTGCGTTGAAAAAAGTGAATAACCAGATTAGCTGGGAAAAGGTAGCAGGTGCTGAAACTTATCACATCAGCTGTAACGGCAAAGAAATTGCTCAAACTCAAGACTTAAGTTATACCGCAAAACAAAGTGGAGAATTCCAGGTAATTGCTGTAGATAAAGATAAGATTACTTCATTTGCCAGTGAACCTGTTTTAATTACTGACGTAAAAGAAATACAGACTATTGCCATGGAAACCGTAGCTGCCAAATCACCGTTGCCTTATCAGGGATATACCACAAATGGTTTTATCGAGATCAGTAAAGCAAAGAATAATAAAATAACGCTTGAGATTGATATAGCTGAAGCAGGGATTTATGCCATTGATTTCAGGTATGCCAATGGGAATGGCCCAACCAATACAGAGAACAAATGCGCCATCAGAACATTTAATGTGGATGGTCAGTTTGCAGGAACCTTTGTATTTCCACAACGCGGAAAAGAGGAATGGTCTGACTGGGGTTTTAGCAATATAAATACAGTAAAACTAACTACAGGGACACATGAATTCCAACTTTCATTGGAAGACTGGAACGAGAATATGAATGGTGAGATTAACCAGGCTATGCTCGACTACCTGAGACTGATCAGGATAAACTAG
- the thiH gene encoding 2-iminoacetate synthase ThiH, with protein sequence MTDNFTALFNTYSWEQIKQSIYEKTSYDVERALGNSNRTLEDFKALISPAAAPYLEQMAQLSRLATLKRFGKVMQLYVPLYLSNECNNICTYCGFSLDNKVRRKTLSPMEIMQEVAVLKEMGYEHVLLVTGEANQTVHTEYFKRVLELLRPHFALISMEVQPLDTEDYEVLIPLGLNTVLVYQETYHREDYKKHHPKGKKSNFEYRLETPDRLGKAGVHKMGLGVLIGLEDWRTDSFFTALHLEYLEKKYWKTKYSLSFPRLRPFSGGLAPKVEMSDRELVQLICAYRLLNEEVELSISTRESVVFRDHVIGLGITSMSAGSKTNPGGYAVEPESLEQFEICDERTPEEIKEMLKEKGYEAVWKDWDRLLQ encoded by the coding sequence ATGACTGATAATTTTACTGCACTTTTTAATACTTATAGCTGGGAACAGATTAAACAGAGTATATATGAAAAGACATCGTACGATGTAGAACGTGCTTTGGGGAATAGCAATCGGACTTTAGAAGATTTTAAAGCATTAATTTCTCCTGCTGCTGCTCCTTATCTGGAACAAATGGCACAGTTGAGCAGATTGGCTACTTTGAAGCGTTTTGGTAAAGTAATGCAGTTATATGTACCGCTTTATCTTTCTAATGAGTGTAATAATATTTGTACTTATTGTGGGTTTAGCCTGGATAATAAGGTGAGGCGTAAAACACTGTCTCCCATGGAGATTATGCAGGAAGTTGCTGTGTTAAAAGAAATGGGGTATGAACATGTATTACTGGTGACTGGTGAGGCTAATCAGACGGTTCATACTGAATATTTTAAAAGGGTACTGGAACTTTTGCGTCCACATTTTGCACTGATTTCAATGGAAGTACAGCCGCTGGATACGGAGGATTATGAGGTCTTGATTCCTTTGGGGTTAAATACAGTGCTGGTTTACCAGGAGACTTATCACCGGGAAGATTATAAAAAGCATCATCCAAAGGGAAAGAAATCGAATTTTGAATATAGATTGGAAACGCCAGACCGGTTAGGAAAAGCTGGGGTGCATAAGATGGGACTGGGGGTGTTGATCGGATTGGAAGATTGGCGTACGGATTCGTTTTTTACAGCGTTGCATCTGGAATATTTGGAGAAAAAGTATTGGAAGACTAAATATAGTTTATCGTTTCCACGGTTAAGGCCATTTAGTGGAGGGTTAGCGCCTAAAGTTGAAATGTCAGACAGGGAGTTGGTACAGCTGATTTGCGCATACAGGTTGTTGAATGAAGAGGTTGAGCTTTCTATTTCTACAAGGGAGTCTGTTGTTTTTAGGGATCATGTGATTGGCTTGGGGATTACTTCTATGAGCGCGGGTTCTAAAACTAATCCTGGTGGGTATGCGGTGGAACCGGAATCGCTGGAACAGTTTGAGATTTGTGATGAAAGGACGCCGGAAGAGATTAAGGAAATGTTGAAAGAAAAGGGGTATGAGGCGGTGTGGAAGGATTGGGATAGGCTTCTCCAATAA
- a CDS encoding thiazole synthase has product MLTIADKVFNSRLFTGTGKFSSAEIMEQALLVSGSELVTVALKRVDLKDQEDDILSHLNYPQFNLLPNTSGVRNAKEAVFAAQMAREALETNWIKLEIHPDPKYLMPDPIETLKATEELAKLGFIVLPYIHADPVLCKHLEDAGTAAVMPLGSPIGSNKGLKTIDFLEIIISQSNVPVIVDAGIGAPSDAAKAMEIGADAVLVNTAIAVSRDPVKMAEAFKIAVIAGRMAFEAKLGSINSSAVSSSPLTSFLDD; this is encoded by the coding sequence ATGTTAACTATTGCAGATAAAGTATTTAACTCCCGTTTATTTACAGGGACGGGCAAGTTCAGTTCGGCAGAAATTATGGAGCAAGCATTGCTTGTTTCTGGTTCAGAACTGGTTACTGTAGCCTTAAAAAGAGTTGACCTGAAAGATCAGGAAGACGATATATTAAGCCATTTAAATTATCCGCAGTTTAACCTGCTGCCTAATACTTCGGGTGTGAGAAATGCGAAGGAAGCTGTTTTTGCAGCTCAGATGGCCAGGGAAGCTTTAGAAACCAACTGGATTAAGCTGGAGATTCATCCTGATCCTAAATATTTAATGCCTGATCCGATTGAGACCTTAAAGGCAACAGAAGAACTAGCGAAATTAGGCTTTATTGTCTTACCCTATATTCATGCTGACCCGGTATTATGCAAGCATTTAGAAGATGCTGGAACTGCCGCAGTGATGCCTTTAGGTTCGCCAATCGGAAGTAATAAAGGTTTGAAAACTATTGATTTTCTGGAAATTATTATTAGTCAAAGTAATGTTCCTGTAATTGTAGATGCTGGAATTGGTGCTCCTTCTGATGCCGCAAAGGCTATGGAAATTGGTGCAGACGCAGTTCTGGTAAATACGGCAATCGCTGTTTCCAGAGATCCAGTGAAAATGGCTGAAGCATTTAAGATTGCGGTCATTGCCGGAAGGATGGCATTTGAAGCAAAATTAGGGTCTATCAATTCATCTGCTGTGTCAAGCAGCCCACTAACCTCATTTTTGGATGACTGA
- a CDS encoding thiamine phosphate synthase translates to MLIDQLHYISQPPENGTHLTAIEKVLQAGGQWIQLRVKEQSEDVVLELAIQASRLCEKYGAKLIVNDYPELALKSGAYGVHLGLNDMPVAQARGILGKDKCIGGTANTFADICRRVEEGADYIGLGPFRFTTTKQNLSPVLGLEGYQQLMQQVLAAGIKLPIIAIGGIKTQDINSILQTGIYGIAVSGLLTQHTDPSENISLIYQELNLNSKQTIC, encoded by the coding sequence ATGTTAATTGATCAGTTACATTATATATCACAGCCCCCGGAAAATGGGACACACCTTACTGCTATTGAAAAAGTACTGCAGGCAGGTGGTCAATGGATACAGCTCCGGGTTAAAGAGCAATCTGAAGATGTAGTACTCGAACTCGCCATTCAGGCCAGTCGTTTATGTGAAAAGTACGGCGCAAAATTAATTGTTAATGACTATCCGGAACTGGCTTTAAAATCAGGTGCGTATGGCGTGCATTTGGGTTTGAATGATATGCCTGTAGCGCAGGCAAGGGGTATTTTGGGAAAGGATAAGTGTATTGGTGGTACAGCAAACACTTTTGCAGATATATGCAGAAGAGTAGAGGAAGGTGCGGATTATATTGGTTTGGGCCCTTTTCGTTTTACCACAACCAAGCAAAACTTAAGTCCGGTGCTTGGACTTGAAGGATATCAGCAACTCATGCAACAGGTTTTAGCTGCTGGAATTAAATTACCCATTATAGCCATTGGTGGAATAAAAACCCAGGATATCAATAGTATTCTCCAAACGGGGATTTATGGTATTGCTGTTTCTGGTTTACTCACACAGCATACTGATCCGTCAGAAAATATCAGCTTGATCTATCAGGAATTAAACCTTAATTCAAAACAAACGATATGTTAA
- a CDS encoding thiamine phosphate synthase: MELIAVTRPDYFQGEGKLINALFEAGLQLLHLRKPENDETRFMRLMLEINPDYYRAISIHQHHELANMFSIRRLHYPEKLWKLTSQQKKTALFAAGFHLSRSVHQWGPPADTAFLDYVFFGPVFNSISKVGYQSIVERNFYLSAVPQGLKVFGIGGVNADLFQELQRMNFDGAAVLGALWNHPSGALKEFEKMLKSLEEKRDVN, from the coding sequence ATGGAACTTATAGCCGTAACACGTCCGGATTATTTCCAGGGAGAAGGCAAATTGATCAATGCCTTGTTTGAGGCAGGACTTCAATTATTGCATCTCAGGAAACCGGAAAATGATGAGACCAGATTTATGAGGCTGATGCTGGAGATTAACCCGGATTATTACCGGGCAATTTCAATTCATCAGCATCATGAATTGGCAAACATGTTTTCAATCCGCAGGCTTCATTATCCTGAAAAACTATGGAAGCTTACCAGTCAGCAAAAAAAAACAGCGCTTTTTGCAGCTGGTTTTCACTTAAGCCGGTCTGTTCATCAATGGGGACCACCAGCGGATACTGCCTTTTTGGATTATGTGTTTTTTGGGCCAGTATTTAATAGTATTTCAAAAGTTGGATATCAAAGTATAGTAGAGCGTAATTTCTATTTGTCTGCTGTTCCACAGGGATTAAAGGTTTTTGGGATTGGAGGGGTGAATGCAGACCTGTTCCAGGAATTGCAACGAATGAATTTTGATGGTGCTGCTGTTCTTGGTGCACTTTGGAATCACCCGTCTGGCGCATTAAAAGAATTTGAAAAGATGCTCAAATCATTAGAAGAAAAAAGAGATGTTAATTGA